The Phlebotomus papatasi isolate M1 chromosome 3, Ppap_2.1, whole genome shotgun sequence genomic sequence ACAATTTGAGAGTAAATAATCCTAATTTCTTTATTAACCGTATCGAGACATATTTTTAGCAACGTAATTCTGCTGCAAATTCGTACAtgtcgtgttggaagaatctgctaagtccattgtagatcGCACAGGAGCGCCTTCTCCGCATTTTGGATGCTGAGACATTCAGGTCTTCTTTCAGATCTCTCACAGAAATCAGACATTCGGATATTTGCACCGACCGGGTCTTAAACTTGCAGTACTGTGAGTCAATTCAGGGAATCTATCCGCCCAAAAGCCAATGCTCTTGcctattgtgccactgagatcccccaAATCCTACTAATAAATCAACAAtctgttatacgggcttcaggcctaaaacttagccatatggcttaactgctctaattccttatcaatcacgattttttgaaaaaaaaaattacttagaattCGATTATTAACGATAATTAACCTATTAGGCTTTcaagaagcaataaaattgctcgctatatAGGATTTGGAGACCTTCAGAAAccgggctaaacctctagtctgaagaccgctttagattCGTCAGGGAATCTGTAAGGGCGGAGCctttaaagcagaggtgtgcaagaaccgttgaaaccgaataaacgtgaAAATAAGAaacgtgatatagattttgaaaatggtatgtacacttcccttgaggacaacagggtcatatatgacccggggtttttccgagttttcacgcaatggataatttttttcctctgactgaactattatatttgatcataaagcattaggaaaaactcaattttacatgaattcatctgctgaataaaagtgggacgcgaaagagttaaaattctctatcaaactcaCTAAATAGATTGTTAGGGACCCCCAGGCatagtcctagttttcgagatatttttgattaaagttgctaaaaagttcgatttttccatcttttctgacatatatgagactgcagcgcctctggtgtcagttgtacgaactccaTCTGTCCAAAGTCCAAAAGGATTATCGGGTATCTAGAGAACaatgttcccatattaagaaccccatagcaaaagaaagcggaataggaataacaagcgaaaaaatcctcggaattttccactatttgccttaaaaaattccatatgaattttccataatacgttccaaggaaaatttaatggatttatgctggatttttcatatagaatacatccatggaaatgctcgtggaatttatgtggatttttccaccaaaataaaatggagaaaaactgAAGCTGTCACATATtcacctcgtgattttacttccgaatattaaagaaatagcaaagattacgaggattataatatgttttactaaatcagcaataacgaattaacactttgagcaataaaaaaatattttgtaaaaaaaaataattttttcgaaaatatttattaattaacataaaaacagtattattttaggttggcgacctatttaatgtaatcacttcattattatctacacgaaacgcagtgtcgcataattaattatattataattgccacatgaatcactagaaatgtttgcggaaggtttggaaacaaattctaaaagttgtcgcaacaccattttatttgtttgacatttcagaaaactagtggaaaaatccatataaaacactatggaaagatagtggaaatttccatatgttttttccagcttatcccgcggacgtttcacgtgtgagtttccatataaatcttccgcggaataccgcggaatttaacgctggaattccagcatgtcgtactagtaaattccatggagcactatgatttccatggaatttccggctttaaattccataggaaaacttagtggaattttagcgtcaaattccagcgaatttagccatttggacgcaagttttccattggaatttttgcggaattttgctatggggaaatagatcggttcagcagaatcggagatataggtaCCCAAGTaccaaaaaacggcaaaaacgatTTTGCCTAGATCCCAGGCGCAAAaacgtaaatcatttgactctagcaatagaaaaaatagtatGAGAACCcagagacaaaaaaaagtttaaaattgttgcacagtgtaatttatttcatgaaatcattgaaatatttcgaACCAATCATGTTGTCTTCGGGGTCGGACGATTTGGACTTCAGATGATAATTGATTTGGTGATTTCGTAACTGATTCGATTGGATGAATTTCTTTCCACATTCTTTGCATTCAAAGGGCTTCTCTCCTGTGTGGGTCATCTCATGTTTCTTGAGATTGTATTGATATCCAAAGGCCCGCTGGCAGTAGGAACAATTATACTTTCTCAATTTTTCATGAATTATTTTCACGTGACGAATCAAAAATCTCAATTCAATGGTTTTATAGGAACAGAATTCACAGGACCACAGTTTTTCATCATGGGATGCCTGCATGTGACTCATCAGATCCTTGAAAGTCTCATATTTCTCATTGCATATTATATTACGGCAGGAATATCGTTTCCCATTTTCATGGGTCCTCATGTGCATTCTGAGCCCTTCCAGTCGAGTCACGCCTAGTCCACAGATTTTGCACTCACAGGGCTTCTTCAATCCCAGATGGACCTTCCTCATGTGTATTTCCACCCGGATCTTCTGCCGGAATGTTGAATTGCAGAGGCAGCATTCAAACAAGGGCTTGCCACGCCAAAACTTCATCTTCGGGGGAGGTTTCTTCTTTTGGATCCCTGAAgacttttgatgatttttggttttCGTGGTTTTTCTGAAGATCAGGGGAACATCATCCAAATCATCTTCCTCGGCTGGTTCCAAGGGATTTTGATCTATGGGCAGATTGTTAGTATCTTCGAGTGGTGATTTGTTCCTGTCCGGAGGGGAGTTTTTCTTTTGTAGAGGAGAGTTGACCATTAGAGGATCTTGCATTTCTAGATGCTCAGTTATCATGTGCTTCTCTAGACCTTCTTTCCGGATGAACTTTAAATTGCAAATAGCACATTCTCGattcactgttctcaagtttCTATACCTTGGTCTTTCCGGATCTTTTATAAGTACTTCTAGAATCCTGTCTGAAGATGagtctttctttttcaaataaatttcatgtAGTTGAGAAACTGAATGCATAAATGGGTCACTGAATTCTTCAGGTGGTTTGTATTGTTCTTCCGGAACATCATCAATCGACAGGATATTATGGATATTTCTCTGTGTCGGAAGAGGTGGATCATTGGGAAGCACTTCTACTACCCTCCCTGAAGGTGTGATGATTTTCTCCGAATAAATATCCAGACGCGTATTAAAAGCTGGAAACGGATCTCTTTGATTTCTATGTGGAATGGGTGGAAGGGGTGGAATGCACTTCTCTTCCGGAACATCATCCATCGACAGGATATTCTGAAAGTGCTGAGCCGCTTTAGAACATATTTTCCGGAAGTTGTAAGCTTCCAGGAGGCGGTCGTAGCAGGAACAACATAATACTTTGGGTAGTCCATCGTTCTCATGAATGTCCAGGGATGTGGTTTCTTTGAAGATGTCCGGAAGCTTCTCAGTATCAAAGATGAGTATCTTTTGAGCTTCTCCTTCTGTGTTAATTTGACATGCTCTGCAGAATTCGTCAATATCAATGAACTCCATCTCACTCGTTTGATTCCCTGGTCTTAATGGTATTTCCGAttatgagaaaattttattagtaaatTCTGAACAAGAGTCTTCAAACCATAACAAAGTTTCCATAACCTCACTTTGCCTGTGTTGAGTACGGGGGGAAGAAATAGGTTTGATTTTGAGTCTATGGCAGAGCTAATTACTTCCTTTTgtgttgaacaattttcaatgaatgttttatttcataaattgctatgatttttcgaaataatttttaacatttctcCCTCCTGATGCTTTGTAGTGCGATTTGAGAAATTCAAACATTTTCCAATTGCACGATAAGTCTCAGGAAATCATCCAGTTGGGTAGGTTCAGCGGACGATGAACAACAATTGAATACTCAAGTATATTGGGTACCAAAAATGCTTATTTCTCTCCTTTGGATTACAACCAGTGCTCTCAAGAGAAGTCAGTGGCAACTGAACAATTACACTAATTTCGACAGCCCTTTTATACCAAAATCTCAGCTACAGAAGACACTATTCCTTAAcactttccggaccacaacatatccagcgaacgaatttcagtaaaactcactttattgtaaggcttagtggtcaaatatgatacttttgtagagaaagaattttctccgcctctgggaaattggaaaacttatgggaactctcgtccccaaaagaacgaaaaggggacaaacttcaattttccaaaagccaatattatggattttgtaaattatttgtGCGAGTCAAAGGACTCCTGTGTGATcttgataactaaaacaaggtgaattattgaccagtatcttgtgggatgtccaggaagtgctaaaaaagacacccagctcctgcttgtcaacagattcctcataatattttacacataacactttaaaacacatttctttcaacacgatgttattgtagacacattaagatttctcaaaagcataagaGACACTTCCTGAACAATCAGAATTTTCACAGTGGTCCATAAAGTATGGATCACTGCACTTGCACCCACTTCTTAACCCTCTAAGGGGTAAGACctcctccaggcggtcttcacaaaaaatcacatttacagcgacaataaaggttttatttatttaaaagtgctatagtgtcctcggtaatagtcttataaacatctcttgaaagtttgaactcattttgactcttcgttttgttgctattcccagttttgtgtgacaggttagagaaaaagcaacaaaaaatatttgtgcaagaaaactcatttccaatttccataaaaataccgatttaaagttatctgactaaaataaatttattttttactgaaagatatgtcaatctactttgtatattttatttaaaaaaattgaaaaaaaactaaaaatgtgaattttagaagcaaaaagagtttcaattttttttttatattttctcacctagtgcctaaactaaaagagatagaagaatggatggttttttccaCTTTATTgcatcataattatcctagaaaacattgttttagaactttttttcgcatattaaagaaaacaccgttagagggttaattccAATCCAGGACAAAAACAATCttttgcggccaccgccgtcttagcgttggtgtcaAACCTCAGGAGtgaaacggtggaaaactccatcACTGGTTGtataaatcaattcatatttACATCAAGTACCGGTTAAGATCGTGAGgcaaatttaaaagttttgtaaTGGTATTCTGTAACTGCATGATCATATCGAACgacaaatttgagaattttttattttaattctgataaataaaaagaaaaataagattcAGAAAAGTTACTGGGAACTTCAGAGAGCTCCTTCTAAAGGCCATTTTACGATCACGGCACTATAATGCTGTTCTCTGTTCTGTTCCCGAATTTACCAAAActatttgtcatatgacattgtcatattgttacaaaaTACTCTTACTGTTGCTCCCCTATAGCCCTGTCTGTAGAGTACTCGACTAGATAACGAGAGGTCCTCAGTTCGATCCTGGGTGGGGGCAGGGATTTTTCCGAATACCACTCGCTTCGGAGTAAATTGAGCTGAGAGACTAAGACTTGGTTCCGGTTTTAGACTTCTTTTTCGATTTAGACTCGGACTTCCTATGACAGAACAGAACATCACGGAAAAGAAGGCATCACAACCCCAGGGCACCCAGAGACCGCTCCGCCGCCTATGTCACAGGCCTGATTTTAGGGTATGCCATGGGGTAGTAAGGGtaggaaaaagaggaataaCGACTATGACCCAATTTATACATGTTCGCTCTATTTATTTCttacacattttaaaaattgacgagtatttaaaataaatttgagtaaATAAACTCAAAAACACCTCGACCTCGTCCGCGTCGTCCGCCATTGAATCCATTGACCGTTTTTAACCTAAGCagtgatattttaaattttggagggaaatcttgcaattttttttacttctttgaACATTTTACAAAACCGCAAAGTAAACAAAGTGAGCAGTGGAAAAGTGAAGTTATGGAAACTGTTTTGTTTGAGGACTCTTGTTAAAAATACACCAAAAATTAACCAAATTTTCTCAAAAGTGTGAAATGGAGTGCATTGATATTGAAGAATTCTGCAGAGCGTGTCAAATTAACACAGAAGGAGAAGCTCAAAAGATATTCATCTTCAACACAGTAAAGCTCCCGGACATCTTCAAGGAAACCACATCCCTGGACATTCATGAGAACGATGGACTACCCAAAGTACTCTGCTCGATCTGCTACGATCGCCTCCTGGGAAGCTTACAACTTCCGAAAAATGTGTTCAGCTGCGGCTCAGCACTTTCAGAATATCCTTTCGATGGATGATGTTCCGGAAGAGAAGTACATTCCACCTGAAGATTTGAGTAGTCCGTTTACAGCTTCTAATTCGCGTCTGGATATTTATTCGGAGAAGATCAGCACACCTTCAGTGAGGGTAGTGGAAGTGCTTCCCAATGGTCTACCTCTTCCGGAAAAACCTAAGAAAACTGAAgagttgaaaaaagtggatcTGGAATGCACTATTTgcaatttaacttttttccgGAAAGAAGGCCTGGATATGCACATGATAATTGAGCATCAAGGACTAAATGCCCCATCCAAGAACCTTCGAGACCCTCTATTTGTTAACTTTCCTCCGGAAAAGAAATATTCCCCTCCGGACAGGAACAATTCACCACTCG encodes the following:
- the LOC129805956 gene encoding zinc finger protein 658B-like encodes the protein MEFIDIDEFCRACQINTEGEAQKILIFDTEKLPDIFKETTSLDIHENDGLPKVLCCSCYDRLLEAYNFRKICSKAAQHFQNILSMDDVPEEKCIPPLPPIPHRNQRDPFPAFNTRLDIYSEKIITPSGRVVEVLPNDPPLPTQRNIHNILSIDDVPEEQYKPPEEFSDPFMHSVSQLHEIYLKKKDSSSDRILEVLIKDPERPRYRNLRTVNRECAICNLKFIRKEGLEKHMITEHLEMQDPLMVNSPLQKKNSPPDRNKSPLEDTNNLPIDQNPLEPAEEDDLDDVPLIFRKTTKTKNHQKSSGIQKKKPPPKMKFWRGKPLFECCLCNSTFRQKIRVEIHMRKVHLGLKKPCECKICGLGVTRLEGLRMHMRTHENGKRYSCRNIICNEKYETFKDLMSHMQASHDEKLWSCEFCSYKTIELRFLIRHVKIIHEKLRKYNCSYCQRAFGYQYNLKKHEMTHTGEKPFECKECGKKFIQSNQLRNHQINYHLKSKSSDPEDNMIGSKYFNDFMK